The DNA region TACATCGGCGACCGCCGACTCGAGAGCTGCGGCCTCAAGCCACTCAACGAGAACAAGCTCGAGAACCCACTGCCATGGCTGGCGGAGATGATGGACATCAAGAAGGAGACCAACTTCTTCGAAGGTCGCGTCACCGAATACCGCAAGGCCTCGTCGCTCGACACCGTCGACGACGACGAACTTTAATCCGGGCACACAACCCAACCTCGTTTTCTTTCCGCGGCGGGATGCTCCGTGCATCCCGCCGCACTTTTGCCAACAAAACAACCCCCACCCTCTCACTGAATCATGATCCGCCGTAAACCGACTCTCCACGAATCCTTAGAAGAGGACATCGCTCTTAAACGCCTCGTTTCCACCCCGACCGACCAAAAGCCAGGCTTCGCTTGGCGCGACGCTCTCGGCCAACAGAAAGTGGAATCGCTGCCTGACATCAAAATCACCCGCGGCGGGATGGAGTCTGAGTTCAAACTGGCGGACGTGGCCGACACCATCGGTAACGCTCTCACCGACCTCTTGCTCTCGCGCAAGGAAGAGGACATCTACAACGAAGAGAACCGTGACTTTGTCGCCAACGTGGCCCACTCGGTGGCACGCCGCCTGATCGACCAGGTCCGCGACGGCCGCTCGCTGCGCCTGTCGGAGAACGACCTTTACCTTCTGATCGAGAAAGCCTTGATCGAGAACGACGCCCACGACATCGCCAAGAGCCTGGTCTTCCGCCGCTCGGTGGAGCGCGGTGACGAAATCGAACTCGCCGGCAACAGCGACCAACCACCGGTCACCGTGCGACTCATCCGCCGCAACGGCAACGTCGTGCCATGGAACCCTGCCAAGATCGAAGCAGCGGTCCGTAAATCGTTCCTCTCACTCAAATTCGACGCCGACGGCGCCACTGAAGTTGCCCAAGCCGTCACCGAGCGCGTGCGCAACCTCGACCAGGCATTCGTCCACATCGAAGACGTCCAGGACATGGTGCAGGAAGAACTCATGCGCCACGGTCACTTCAAAGTCGCCGAGTCCTACATCCTTTACCGCGCACACCGCTCGGAGCTGCGCGAGCGCGAGACCGAAGCGTCCGCCAACACCGACGAGCAGGAAAGCATGATCGTCGTCCGCACGTCGGACGGCCAGAGCATCTTCTGGGACGGCAGCGACCTGCGCGCCCGTATTCAGTTCGCCTCGATCGGACTCGACCTCTGCTACGACGAACTGCGCATCGAACGCGAACTGCGCCGCTCGCTCTCCGCTGAAATCACCCGCGAGAACCTCGACAAAACCATCATCCTCAACGCCAAGTCGTTGATGGAGCGCGACGCGGACTTCGCCAAGTTCGCCGGCCGCATCCTGCTCTCGTACATCTACGAAGAAGTGCTCGGGTGGGACATCGTGCGCGACGGCGTGGCTGGCCTCAAGGACGCCCACAAGCTCGCCTTCAAGGCCTACGTCAACCACGGCATCAAGATCAAGCGCCTCAGCGAGAAGCTCCTCGAGTACGACCTCGACAAACTCTCCGACGCCCTCGACCCAAGCGCTGACCTGGACTTCGACTACCTCGGAATTCAGACACTCTACGACCGTTACCTCATCGTCGACAAAACCGGTGCCAAGCCGCGTCGCCTTGAGACACCTCAGTTCTTCTGGATGCGTGTCTCTATGGGGCTCTTCGGCGAAGAGCCAACCGACAAAGAAGACTGGGCGATCAAACTTTACTCGCTCTACAAGGGCCGCCGCTTCTGCTCGTCGACCCCTACGCTCTTCAACTCGGGCACCAACCACAGCCAGCTCTCGAGCTGCTACCTCTACAAGGTCGACGACTCGATCGAGTCGATCATGATCCGCGGCATCTCGGAGAACGCCTTCCTCTCGAAGTGGGCAGGCGGACTCGGTGGCTCGTGGACCGCTGTGCGCGGCACCGGCGGCTACATCCAAGGCACCAACGGCGAAAGCCAGGGCGTCATCCCATTCCTAAAGCTCCACAACGACCAGCTCGTTGCGGTCAACCAGGGCGGAAAACGCCGCGGCTCCGGCTGCGCCTACCTCGAAACCTGGCACAACGATATCGAGGACTTCCTCGAACTGCGCAAAAACACCGGTGACGACCGCCGTCGTTGCCACGACATGAACACCGCCAACTGGATCCCGGACTTGTTCATGCAGCGCATGGAAGCCCGCCAGAACTGGACGCTCTTCCGCGCGAACGAAACTCCAGACCTCCACGACCTCTACGGCCAGGCATTCGCCCTGCGCTACGAGGAATACGAGGCAGCCGCTGAGCGCGGTGAAATCTGGAGCAAGCAGATCCCGGCGATCGACCTGTGGAAGGCGATGCTCAAGATGCTCTTCGAGACCGGCCACCCATGGATCACATTCAAGGATGCGTGCAACGTGCGCAGCCCACAGGACCACGCCGGTGTCATCCACTCGTCCAACCTTTGCACCGAGATCACTCTCAACACATCGGACGAAGAAACCGCTGTGTGTAACCTCGGCTCGGTCGTGCTCGACTCGCACATCCGCGAAGACGGCAGCCTCGACCACGAGATGCTCAAGGAGACCATCGACATCGCAGTCCGCGCCCTGGACAACGTGATCGACATCAACTTCTACCCAACCGAAGCAGCACGCACATCGAACACACGCCACCGCCCGATCGGCCTCGGCGTGATGGGCCTGCAGAACGCTCTGTTCAAGCGCAACATCTCGTTCGCCTCGGATGAAGCCATCGAGTTCAACGACGAGTTCATGGAAGCTATCGCTTACTACGCCTACAACGCGTCGAGCAACCTGGCTGGCGAGCGCGGCACCTACTCGTCCTACAAGGGCAGCAAGTGGTCCCGCGGCATGCTCCCACAAGACACCATCGACCTCCTCGCCCAAGAGCGCGGCGAAGAAATCGACATCCCTCGTGGCGGCAAGATGGACTGGTCGTTCGTCCGCGAAAACATCGCCAAGAACGGCATGCGCAACTCAAACGTGATGGCCATCGCCCCAACCGCGACCATCTCGAACATCATGGGCACCACCCCATGCATCGAGCCGAACTACAAGAACCTCTACGTGAAGTCGAACCTGTCCGGTGACTTCATCGTCCTCAACCGCGCCCTGGTCCGCGACCTCAAGGCCCGCGACCTCTGGAACGATGAAATGATCGACCAGCTCAAGTACTTCGATGGCGACCTTGATAACATCGACAGCATCCCTGCCGACCTGAAGCAGAAGTACTCGACCGTCTTCTCGATCGAATACAAGTACTTCATCGACGCCGCGGCCCGCCGTCAAAAGTGGATCGACCAGGCTCAGAGTGTGAACCTCTTCATCGGATCACCAGACCTCAAGATCCTCTCGCACATGTACCGCTCGGCATGGCGCAAGGGCCTCAAGACCACCTACTACCTCCGCTCACTCGGTGCCTCGAACATCGAAAAAGCCAGCGGCAACGCTGCCAAGGAGATCAAAGGGGTCATGGGCGGCAAGAAAGAGTACAGCGAAGCTGAAAAGCAAGCCTGCTCGATCGACGCCATGATCAACGGCGGCACCTGCGAAGCCTGCCAGTAAGCGCCCGCGCTGATTCCTAAACCAAACCACAAGCCCGTCGGACCACCTCGTCCGGCGGGCTTGTTTCGTTTTCACCCCACACCAGCCGCAGATACATCCTCGACAGGCGATCCGGGATTTATCTTTGGCCCCTAGCTTCTCGCTGAAGGCGAGCCTCATAGCAGCCTGGGGTCAGCGAGCCTCAGGCGAGCGCCACCCCAGGTAAATCGGTCTAATTGATCCGGCCGAGCCAGTGACGTAAGCAAGGAGGCAAGCGATCCCGATGGCCGCCGGACAACACGCCGCCGCACCTTATGCTCCCCCCCCGCTACCGGACCAACTCATCCACCAACGCCTGCCATCCAGCGCGTTCGCTCGCGCGCGAAAAGAACGACTGACGCCGCACCGAGGCGTCGTGCAGTTCATCCACGAACGAGGCATCCTCAACCGCCCGCCGCAGCAACGCTGCGAGTTGATCCACGTCTCCGGGAGAAAAAAGCCCGGGATGCCCGTCCCCGAGCTGGCCCCGGTTGGGCTCGATCGACGATGCGACTACCGGCACACCACAAACGATCGCTTCGGCGATGGCGTTGGCGCCGCCTTCCACCCGCGATGTGTTCAAAAACAGATCACCGTTACCCATCGCTTGCAGCACGTCCCTCTGCGGCAGCTCGCCATGCCAATGATAGCGAGGTTCCCGCTCGGCATGCTCGACAGCAGTGGCGCCGTAGTCCTCGGCCCGTGAATCACCATAATGGTGCACCTCGAGCTGCGGGAGGTCCGCCAATCGGCCCAGCGCCCCGACCACCAAAAACGGATCCTTGGTCGCCCGCAGGTGGCTGACCTGCGACACCACAAAGCGCCCGTCATCGGTTGGACGCGTCCGCTCCGGCACAGCGACCTCCACACTCTTAGGCACGACACGAGCCATCGCACGCAGCTCCTCCGGCAGAGACTCCAGCGAGCTTTCCTGATAGACCACGAGCCGGTCGACCCGCCGCAGGGCATCCCATTCCCCGCTCTGAGGCAGGTCACGGTAAAGGTCCGTCCCCGTAAGCAGAATTGCGGTCTTGCCGCCTTCGCACTTTTTGAGGAACCCATCAATCGCGGCTCGGCTGCGCACCGCATGCAACGCCAAATGCACATCGGCGCATTGCCATTCATCAATCGTACCTGCGGTAACCCGATACCCGAGTTCGGTCATCACACCGATGATCCGTCTGGCCGACACGGCATTCCCCTTGGTCGAGTCCAATGGATATGGGCAGGTGATATGAATGTGTGGCACTGGCATTCGGCGATTCTCGTGACATGGTAGCGCATGAGCACTGAGCTGTCGCAATATGATTTGATCGTGATCGGAGGAGGCGCTGCCGGAATTTTCGGCGCGATCACAGCTGCCGAATCCATGTTCGGCGGTGGCCGTGTGCTCGTGCTCGAGAAGTCGTCGAAGTTCCTCGGTAAAGTGAAAATCTCCGGTGGCGGACGCTGCAATGTCACTCACGATTGCCACGACCCGAAGGAACTCGCCACCCGCTACCCGCGCGGCAGCAAGTCGTTGATCGGCTCGTTCCACCGCTTCGGCCCGAGCGACACCATCGAATGGTTCGCCAGCCGTGGCGTCGAGCTAAAGGTGGAATCCGACGGCCGCATGTTCCCCACCACCGACAGCTCACAAACCGTCATCGACTGCCTGATGCAGGCCATCGACGATGCCGGAGTGGAACACAAAACCGGTGCCGCAGTCACCAGCGTCGAGCGCACCGACGACGGGTTCTGCGTCGAACTCAAATCCGGCGAGTCACTCTCGACGAGGAACGTACTCGTCGCTACCGGCGGCACCCGCTCGAGCGACGGCGGTCGCATTGCCGAATCCCTCGGCCACACCTTGGCGCCGCCCGTTCCTTCCTTGTTCACCTTTCACATCGAATCCCCGCTGATCGATGGTCTCCAAGGGCTGTCCGTTGATCCCGTCGCCACCGCGGCAGTGGGCACCAAACTCAGCGCTACGGGCCCGCTTTTGATCACACACTGGGGCATGAGCGGCCCCGCCATCCTCAAGCTCTCGGCCTGGGGCGCGCGCGAACTCTCCGATCAGGACTATCAATTCACGCTCGAAGTGAACTGGCTGCCAGGCGCTGATGCGGCAGCGGTTTTCTCTGGTCTGCGCCAATCCGCCGGCAAACGCAGTGTCACCGGACGCTCGCCATTTGCCGCCATCCCAAAACGACTGTGGGAACGCTTCACCGCCGAAGCCGGAATCGCCGCCGACACCACGTGGTCGCGCCTGTCGAAAGACCAAGCCTCCACGTTAGTGGAGAGCCTCCACCGCTGCCGCTTCGAAGTCACCGGCAAGAGCCTCAACAAAGACGAGTTCGTCACCTGCGGTGGCGTCCTCCTCAAGGAAGTGCAGCTCAAAACCATGGAATCAAAAGTCACACCCGGCCTCTACTTCGCCGGCGAAGTGCTCGACGTCGATGGCATCACCGGCGGCTTCAACTTCCAACACGCCTGGACCACCGGCTTCCTCGCCGGCAACGCCATCGCCACCCGCTGCGGGTATTGATGCGCCTGTAGCCATTGATCCGCCCCCCTCTCGGGCAGACACGATACAACCGCGAAGTCCAGGACTACTCGAATGGCACTAACTTAGGGTACCTGTTCGTGTCGGGAGCGGCCATCGGGGAGGGTGCTGCGCCTTGGCGGTATCGCACGCTCGGCCGGGGATTGGTGGGCGTGTTTACCTAGGGTGGCGCTCGCCTGAGGCTCGCTGACCCTAGGCTGTTATGAGACACGCTTTCAGCGCGGAATTGACGCCGCTGAGGCTGTGGTTAGCGCCATTCATGACTACTCCCCGCCACACGCACAGCCACCGGACCGCCGTTCTCCAGTACGGCCCCCAAACCCGCCGAGCGCAGCGAGCAATACCTCGCCCGCCCTCGCGCCTCCAATCTTCGAGTCTTTGCGTAAGACCAAAGCGACCAACGCAATGGCTCACTAATCTTCCGTTCCCGTGCGGTAGCGGATCAGTCGGCCTTCGTCCATCACGATATCCTCGCTCACGCCGAGCTCCCGCAGAGAACGCCGGACCACTCGCATGGCCGACTCGGTCTCGTCGTGGACGATTCCCTCCTCGCCCATCGATCGCAGCATCGCCACGTCGCTGGCGAAGCGCGCACGGCAAAGAATCGCGATATGTGGGTTCAACTCACGGGCACGATGCACCGCCACCCGGCTCACTTCGATCGCAGGGAAGGTCAACACCAACATCCGCGCGCGATCAATTCCGGCCAATGCCAAGGTGTCAGGTTGTGCCACATCGGCAAACAATGCCAAGCGCCCAAGTTTCTTGAGATCCATCACAGTTTCCGCGTTGAGTTCGATGATCAGCCGCGGCACACCAACCCGCTCCAAGGCTTCATCGAGCTGACGCCCGACGGGGCCGTAGCCGCAGATGATCACGTGGTCTTTGATCTCGTCCAGCGTGTGCCCGTGCTCGTGCACCTTGGCTCGGCTTGAATCACCAAACAAATCGCGCGCCTCCATCCAGCGGGCGATTCCGGGCCAGAAGCGCATCCAGATCGGCACGCTCGCCATCGTCAACGCAGTGGTGACGAGGAAGAACTGCTGCTCGGAGGCACCCAACCCCCCAAGATTCAGGATCTGGTTCACCAGCACCAGCGAGAACTCACCAATACTCGACAAACCAATCGCCGCCTGCACGGTCGGCCGGATCGGAAACCCGAGAATCCGCCCAACCCCCACGACAACAAGGAACTTCACCAACAGGATCACCAGCCCCCAGCCGACATACACGTACCAGTTCTCCAGCAGCATCTCGACGTCGATCATCATTCCCACCGACACGAAAAACAGCGTCAGGAACAAATCCTTGAAGGGCAACACATCCGCCAAAATCCGGTGACTGTAGACCGATCCACTCACAACCAACCCCGCGACAAACGCGCCCATCGCCAGGCTCAAGTCCATCAAATAGCCCACTGTCGCCACCCCCACACACAGTGCCACCACCGTCAGAGTGAAAAGCTCACGACTGCGCACCGCGCTCACCAGCTTCAGCGCCGGCGGCACGACAAACATCGTCATCACCCAGCCAAAGCCGAGGAAGACCACCGCCTTGATCGCCGCCCACAACAACTCAATCGAAAGTGCCTCACGAGCACCTCCATCCCCACCCGACAACAACGCCGGCAACATCACAATAACCACCACCACCAGAATGTCCTGATAGATCGCGATCCCGATCGTCAGCTTCGCGCCCTTGGTATTGAGCTGGCCGCTGTCTTGGAAAATCTTCAACCCCAACGCCGTCGATGACAGCGCGATCATGAACCCGATCAATGCCGATGGGATCAACGGATACCCCATCAACAACGCCACACCCATCGCCAACAGGTTCACGCTTGCCACCTGCACCGCGCCCCCTAGCAACGCCACGCGCTTCAACCGCCGGATCTCGTTGAACGAAAACTCGATCCCCAGTGTGAACATCAACAACACCACGCCGATCTCCGCCAGGGAGTCGATGATCGGCCCCGCATCGTTATAGCCGGACGCAGCCAGCACCCCGCTGTTGGCGATTACCAACCCCACCAGGAAATAGCCGGTCAGCAACGATTGGCGGAAGCGGTGGAACAACAACGCCACCACCACCGCAAAACAAAGCACCAGCGCCAACACGCCAAACACAGGTGCGACATGGCTCGCACCCGCTGCTATCACATCTGGATGATCAAAAATCACATGGTCATCATGCACGATTCCCTCCCGCGTTGCCAACGTGATGGCGCAACTTTTTCTGCTTCCTTGGGGCAAGAATCCCCCTAACCTCAAAAAGCTCCCTCGTTCTCCATCCCTCTGAAGCTTCCATTTTCACCACCTGTCATGACCCGATCCGCCCGGTTTCTCCCGCTCGCACTCTCTGCGGTTCTGTTACTATTCACCACCGGCTGTCACACGCTGAAGCCAGTCGGCGATCAGCCGCAGGTCGAAGCCCTCGCCCCAGCGACATCCGGCGAACTGGCACGCCTCACCAAGGCATTCTCAAGCCGCACCGCGGGCCGATCAAATGCATCGGGCTTCCACCTCATCACCAACAACCGCGAAGCCCTGATGTGGCGGCTTGCGCTGATCGACGAAGCGACCACGTCGATCGACGCCCAGTATTTCATTTGGCAAAAAGACGAGGCGGGACGCCTGATGATGGGCCACATGCTCTCCGCCGCCGAGCGCGGCGTCCGCATCCGCATCCTCGTAGATGACATGGGCATCGCCGGCAGCGACAAGAACATCGCCCGTCTGTGCCAGCATCCGAACATCGACATCAAGTTGTTCAACCCCGGCAAGGTTCGGTCCGGAAAGCTCGTCCCAACCCTCGAGTTTCTCCTCTACCTCAAGGAGCTCAACCGCCGCATGCACAACAAAGCTCTGATTGTCGACGGCCACGCCGCCATCATCGGCGGCCGCAATGTCGGCAACAGCTACTTCGGGTTGAACAAAAAGTATAACTTCAGCGATCTTGATGTGCTCACCTGCGGAGCGGTTGTCCCCCAAATCTCCGATGCCTTCGACGAGTTCTGGAACAGCGACCCTACCTACCCAGGGAAACTCCTCGCAGATGACATCTCCGACGCCCATCTAGACGAACTCTTTGCCGCCTTCCGCAGCGACCTGGAGAAAGACCGCGACACCGTGGCCGCAGCCGGGCTTCCCATTGCCACCGCCGACTGGCGTCCCGCATTCACCCAACTCCCCGCTCGACTCCACATCGGCGAAGCCTCGATCCTCCAGGACGAACCCGTCCTCCACCGAGGCGAACAACGACGCCTCCTCGACACCCTCAACCGTTTGGCGGATCAAAACGAATCCGAGCTGCTGATCGTCTCCCCCTATCTCATCCCGCGCGGCACGTTCCTCCCTACCCTCAAGCGCATGAGTGACAACGGCGTCTCGGTTCACATTCTCACCGGATCGCTGGGCTCGAACAACCACACCATCGTTCACAGCCACTACAAGAAGTACCGCAAGCCCATCCTGGAGACCGGAGCCGAGCTGCATGAGTTCCACCACCATCCCGGCGAGGATGTCCGAGCACAAGCCGACATGCCGCAGATCCGGGCAAAGTTCATCTCACTTCACAACAAAGTCCTCGTCGGTGACCGACGCCAGTGTTTCATCGGATCGCTCAACCTGGATCCCCGAGCAATGGAGATTAACACGGAAAACGGACTACTCATCCACTCCCCATCGCTCGGCGCCGAGCTGGCCGACTACATCCACTCCCTCAGCTCTCCTGAAAATGCCTGGCAGGTCCAATTCAATGCCCGGGGCAAGCTGATCTGGACCTCATCCCACGGCGAGCAAAAGCACCAGCCCGCCCGCACATTCATCCAGCGCATCAGCGACGCCTTCCTGCACCTGCTGCCAGTCGAAGACCAAGTGTAGAAGCCAAGTCGGGCTGCACCCTCACGAACCCGGGATTCCCTATGAGAAAACCTGCCGCCACCTTATTGTTGGGCCTCGCTCTACTCACTGGATGCACCGTCAACGAAGGTGTCACCCCGTTGATGGTTGCTTCGAAACAAGGCAATCTAGATGAAGTAAGTGCTTTGTTGGCATCGGGCTCCCAAGTAAATCAATCCTCAACGTTTGGGTGGACGCCTTTGATGTTCGCCGCGAACGAGGGGCACATTGACACCGTGTCCGCACTGCTGAACAAGGGAGCAGATCCCAATGTCTCGAGTAGTGAAGTTCCGTCCCGCTTCGAAACGGTTTCTGGGTACCCGCCTTCGAATGCACTCGCTGAAGCTGTAGCCGGCGGCCATTTTGATGTGGCCTACCTTCTAATCGAGCGAGGTGCCAAAATCGATCCGCTCTCTGTTGCTAAAGCCGGTGGTACTGGAGAGATCAATCTTCTTGCTCATATGAAGAGCAAGGGGGCTGACTTCAACCTCTATTCGAACAACGAGTTCTGGCCAACGGCACTCTGCTGCAGCTGTAAAAAAGGCCATCTTGATGCCGTCCGCTGGCTGTGTCACAACGGAGCCAAAATCAATACAGTCCAAGGTCACTCACTTCCCTTAAAATCTGCAATCAGAGGGCTCCATCCGGAGATCGTTGCCTATCTTCTGCAAAATGGTGCCGATCCGAACATCCCGACCGGCAACCCTGAATATCACCACAACTTCGCTTTAGGAGACGCTGTGATGGAATCCCCTTCCACCGCCGAAGAGAGCCGACGGCTCTTACGGATCATCCGGCTTTTACTGGACCA from Sulfuriroseicoccus oceanibius includes:
- a CDS encoding ankyrin repeat domain-containing protein — translated: MRKPAATLLLGLALLTGCTVNEGVTPLMVASKQGNLDEVSALLASGSQVNQSSTFGWTPLMFAANEGHIDTVSALLNKGADPNVSSSEVPSRFETVSGYPPSNALAEAVAGGHFDVAYLLIERGAKIDPLSVAKAGGTGEINLLAHMKSKGADFNLYSNNEFWPTALCCSCKKGHLDAVRWLCHNGAKINTVQGHSLPLKSAIRGLHPEIVAYLLQNGADPNIPTGNPEYHHNFALGDAVMESPSTAEESRRLLRIIRLLLDHGADVHRRDNGNDSILDRKLVQRENGRKYDAKHPTADQPPKVQERRRISNQHDDRVISMLSAHLSKNSGKP
- a CDS encoding ribonucleoside-diphosphate reductase subunit alpha — encoded protein: MIRRKPTLHESLEEDIALKRLVSTPTDQKPGFAWRDALGQQKVESLPDIKITRGGMESEFKLADVADTIGNALTDLLLSRKEEDIYNEENRDFVANVAHSVARRLIDQVRDGRSLRLSENDLYLLIEKALIENDAHDIAKSLVFRRSVERGDEIELAGNSDQPPVTVRLIRRNGNVVPWNPAKIEAAVRKSFLSLKFDADGATEVAQAVTERVRNLDQAFVHIEDVQDMVQEELMRHGHFKVAESYILYRAHRSELRERETEASANTDEQESMIVVRTSDGQSIFWDGSDLRARIQFASIGLDLCYDELRIERELRRSLSAEITRENLDKTIILNAKSLMERDADFAKFAGRILLSYIYEEVLGWDIVRDGVAGLKDAHKLAFKAYVNHGIKIKRLSEKLLEYDLDKLSDALDPSADLDFDYLGIQTLYDRYLIVDKTGAKPRRLETPQFFWMRVSMGLFGEEPTDKEDWAIKLYSLYKGRRFCSSTPTLFNSGTNHSQLSSCYLYKVDDSIESIMIRGISENAFLSKWAGGLGGSWTAVRGTGGYIQGTNGESQGVIPFLKLHNDQLVAVNQGGKRRGSGCAYLETWHNDIEDFLELRKNTGDDRRRCHDMNTANWIPDLFMQRMEARQNWTLFRANETPDLHDLYGQAFALRYEEYEAAAERGEIWSKQIPAIDLWKAMLKMLFETGHPWITFKDACNVRSPQDHAGVIHSSNLCTEITLNTSDEETAVCNLGSVVLDSHIREDGSLDHEMLKETIDIAVRALDNVIDINFYPTEAARTSNTRHRPIGLGVMGLQNALFKRNISFASDEAIEFNDEFMEAIAYYAYNASSNLAGERGTYSSYKGSKWSRGMLPQDTIDLLAQERGEEIDIPRGGKMDWSFVRENIAKNGMRNSNVMAIAPTATISNIMGTTPCIEPNYKNLYVKSNLSGDFIVLNRALVRDLKARDLWNDEMIDQLKYFDGDLDNIDSIPADLKQKYSTVFSIEYKYFIDAAARRQKWIDQAQSVNLFIGSPDLKILSHMYRSAWRKGLKTTYYLRSLGASNIEKASGNAAKEIKGVMGGKKEYSEAEKQACSIDAMINGGTCEACQ
- a CDS encoding phospholipase D family protein: MTRSARFLPLALSAVLLLFTTGCHTLKPVGDQPQVEALAPATSGELARLTKAFSSRTAGRSNASGFHLITNNREALMWRLALIDEATTSIDAQYFIWQKDEAGRLMMGHMLSAAERGVRIRILVDDMGIAGSDKNIARLCQHPNIDIKLFNPGKVRSGKLVPTLEFLLYLKELNRRMHNKALIVDGHAAIIGGRNVGNSYFGLNKKYNFSDLDVLTCGAVVPQISDAFDEFWNSDPTYPGKLLADDISDAHLDELFAAFRSDLEKDRDTVAAAGLPIATADWRPAFTQLPARLHIGEASILQDEPVLHRGEQRRLLDTLNRLADQNESELLIVSPYLIPRGTFLPTLKRMSDNGVSVHILTGSLGSNNHTIVHSHYKKYRKPILETGAELHEFHHHPGEDVRAQADMPQIRAKFISLHNKVLVGDRRQCFIGSLNLDPRAMEINTENGLLIHSPSLGAELADYIHSLSSPENAWQVQFNARGKLIWTSSHGEQKHQPARTFIQRISDAFLHLLPVEDQV
- a CDS encoding glycosyltransferase, with the translated sequence MPVPHIHITCPYPLDSTKGNAVSARRIIGVMTELGYRVTAGTIDEWQCADVHLALHAVRSRAAIDGFLKKCEGGKTAILLTGTDLYRDLPQSGEWDALRRVDRLVVYQESSLESLPEELRAMARVVPKSVEVAVPERTRPTDDGRFVVSQVSHLRATKDPFLVVGALGRLADLPQLEVHHYGDSRAEDYGATAVEHAEREPRYHWHGELPQRDVLQAMGNGDLFLNTSRVEGGANAIAEAIVCGVPVVASSIEPNRGQLGDGHPGLFSPGDVDQLAALLRRAVEDASFVDELHDASVRRQSFFSRASERAGWQALVDELVR
- a CDS encoding cation:proton antiporter, which codes for MHDDHVIFDHPDVIAAGASHVAPVFGVLALVLCFAVVVALLFHRFRQSLLTGYFLVGLVIANSGVLAASGYNDAGPIIDSLAEIGVVLLMFTLGIEFSFNEIRRLKRVALLGGAVQVASVNLLAMGVALLMGYPLIPSALIGFMIALSSTALGLKIFQDSGQLNTKGAKLTIGIAIYQDILVVVVIVMLPALLSGGDGGAREALSIELLWAAIKAVVFLGFGWVMTMFVVPPALKLVSAVRSRELFTLTVVALCVGVATVGYLMDLSLAMGAFVAGLVVSGSVYSHRILADVLPFKDLFLTLFFVSVGMMIDVEMLLENWYVYVGWGLVILLVKFLVVVGVGRILGFPIRPTVQAAIGLSSIGEFSLVLVNQILNLGGLGASEQQFFLVTTALTMASVPIWMRFWPGIARWMEARDLFGDSSRAKVHEHGHTLDEIKDHVIICGYGPVGRQLDEALERVGVPRLIIELNAETVMDLKKLGRLALFADVAQPDTLALAGIDRARMLVLTFPAIEVSRVAVHRARELNPHIAILCRARFASDVAMLRSMGEEGIVHDETESAMRVVRRSLRELGVSEDIVMDEGRLIRYRTGTED
- a CDS encoding NAD(P)/FAD-dependent oxidoreductase translates to MSTELSQYDLIVIGGGAAGIFGAITAAESMFGGGRVLVLEKSSKFLGKVKISGGGRCNVTHDCHDPKELATRYPRGSKSLIGSFHRFGPSDTIEWFASRGVELKVESDGRMFPTTDSSQTVIDCLMQAIDDAGVEHKTGAAVTSVERTDDGFCVELKSGESLSTRNVLVATGGTRSSDGGRIAESLGHTLAPPVPSLFTFHIESPLIDGLQGLSVDPVATAAVGTKLSATGPLLITHWGMSGPAILKLSAWGARELSDQDYQFTLEVNWLPGADAAAVFSGLRQSAGKRSVTGRSPFAAIPKRLWERFTAEAGIAADTTWSRLSKDQASTLVESLHRCRFEVTGKSLNKDEFVTCGGVLLKEVQLKTMESKVTPGLYFAGEVLDVDGITGGFNFQHAWTTGFLAGNAIATRCGY